A single region of the Strigops habroptila isolate Jane chromosome 3, bStrHab1.2.pri, whole genome shotgun sequence genome encodes:
- the RHNO1 gene encoding RAD9, HUS1, RAD1-interacting nuclear orphan protein 1 — MPPKKKCTKARKAELVFLERPREGPVHCYETPPPSAKNPRRVPTKPVDQNTSAAWVCPQFETTTLVALKACQRKHRGPHKPQNQDANYSSLYTGGACRRAITCKFPPLTFENTEECAVHASDHPNRLRKNIQHSHSQPKKGTAAKANIQVNSLENCREIPSLPAPQAVEPEVFSSPGIETAQVPSVSNWRCSSTLPQRSSHAWHPEKELAFGIDPCERRELESGAVLVTDTPEHEYGVKVTWRQRPLIMKYLRDTGKLSAADILVKANLDFPRRQTNV, encoded by the exons ATGCCTCCGAAGAAGAAATGTACCAAGGCCAGAAAGGCAGAGCTGGTATTCCTTGAGAGGCCGCGAGAGGGACCCGTCCATTGCTATGAAACTCCGCCACCTTCGGCTAAGAATCCAAGACGTGTTCCTACAAAACCTGTAGACCAGAACACCTCCGCTGCCTGG GTGTGTCCACAATTTGAAACAACTACATTAGTGGCATTGAAAGCATGCCAGAGGAAGCATCGTGGTCCTCACAAACCCCAGAATCAGGATGCCAACTACAGTTCACTTTATACAGGAGGAGCTTGTCGAAGAGCTATAACCTGCAAATTTCCTCCTTTAACTTTTGAGAATACAGAAGAATGTGCAGTCCACGCCTCAGATCATCCAAATCGCTTGAGGAAGAACATACAACACTCTCACAGCCAGCCCAAGAAAGGGACAGCAGCAAAAGCCAACATCCAGGTGAACAGTCTGGAGAACTGTAGAGAAATACCTTCGTTACCTGCTCCCCAGGCTGTGGAGCCAGAAGTCTTTAGTTCACCAGGTATAGAGACTGCACAGGTGCCTTCTGTAAGTAACTGGAGATGCAGCAGCACTCTGCCACAAAGAAGTAGCCATGCCTGGCATCCAGAAAAAGAGCTGGCATTCGGTATTGACCCCTGTGAGAGGAGAGAGTTGGAGTCAGGAGCAGTACTGGTTACAGACACTCCTGAGCACGAGTATGGAGTGAAGGTTACTTGGAGACAGCGGCCTCTTATAATGAAGTATCTGCGGGACACAGGGAAGCTGAGTGCTGCTGACATACTGGTGAAGGCGAACCTCGACTTCCCACGGAGACAGACCAACGTCTGA